From Streptomyces sp. NBC_01754, a single genomic window includes:
- a CDS encoding IS1634 family transposase — protein sequence MVEKRLGALPVAAEFLRRLDVAGVVDELCPGGASAHLTHGQVIEALVANRLTSPAPLVRVGDWARTWAVEEVFGITPDLLNDDRLARALDAIAPKLEAIAGTVGARAITEFGIDVSRLHWDMTSMSVHGAFPVEDQDERYPFIACNGHPKDRRVDLKQVQAGLAVAADGGIPVHSRVFSGAAAEVSQVVGAMNDLKAMAGAQEFLMVADSKLVSYSNITALLEAGVEFIAPVPAAQIKDDVYAVQDSQGADPVGWVPGRDERKPETERETYRVLEDLHTLAGRRKSDPLLTVRRILVHSTAVAAGQQAARAKRLAKATEDLAKLAAAAGGRHYKTREKIVARIGVITAKRRVISCLRWQITEDEHGTPGLAWHFDQDILTAEAAVDGWYSLITSIPAEKAGPAQVLIHYKGQGEVERRYHDFKGPLAVAPVFVQHNRRVAALIQVICLALLVFCLIERQVRRALGPEETMTGLYPDNRRVRPTGRMILYHLGELTLRIGNITDPPTVQINRGVQLHLLDLLDTDITQTRWPQT from the coding sequence TCTGGGCGCTCTGCCTGTCGCTGCCGAGTTTCTGCGCCGGCTGGATGTGGCTGGGGTCGTCGATGAGTTGTGTCCGGGTGGTGCGAGTGCTCATCTGACGCACGGGCAGGTCATCGAGGCGCTGGTGGCCAATAGGCTGACGTCGCCCGCACCGCTGGTGCGGGTCGGGGACTGGGCCCGCACCTGGGCGGTGGAGGAGGTCTTCGGCATCACGCCGGACCTGCTCAACGACGACCGTCTGGCCCGCGCGTTGGACGCGATCGCGCCCAAGCTGGAGGCCATCGCCGGTACTGTCGGCGCGCGGGCGATCACCGAGTTCGGGATCGACGTCTCCCGGCTGCACTGGGACATGACCAGCATGTCCGTCCACGGTGCCTTCCCCGTCGAGGACCAGGACGAGCGGTATCCGTTCATTGCCTGCAACGGGCATCCCAAGGACCGGCGGGTGGACCTCAAACAGGTCCAGGCCGGGCTCGCGGTGGCCGCCGACGGCGGTATCCCCGTGCACTCCAGGGTCTTCAGCGGCGCCGCGGCCGAGGTCAGCCAGGTCGTCGGAGCGATGAACGATCTGAAGGCGATGGCCGGTGCCCAGGAGTTCTTGATGGTCGCCGACTCCAAGCTGGTGTCCTACTCCAACATCACGGCCCTGCTGGAGGCTGGGGTGGAGTTCATCGCGCCCGTGCCGGCCGCGCAGATCAAGGACGACGTCTACGCGGTCCAGGATTCCCAGGGGGCCGATCCTGTCGGCTGGGTGCCCGGGCGGGACGAGAGGAAACCGGAGACGGAACGGGAGACATACCGGGTCCTGGAGGATCTTCACACGCTGGCCGGCCGCCGCAAGAGCGACCCGCTGCTGACCGTGCGCCGGATCCTGGTCCATTCCACCGCCGTTGCGGCAGGCCAGCAGGCAGCCCGGGCCAAACGGCTGGCGAAGGCCACTGAAGACCTCGCCAAACTCGCCGCCGCCGCGGGCGGACGGCACTACAAGACCCGCGAGAAGATCGTCGCCCGGATTGGCGTCATCACAGCCAAGCGCCGTGTCATCTCCTGCCTGCGCTGGCAGATCACCGAGGACGAGCACGGCACCCCCGGCCTTGCCTGGCACTTCGACCAGGACATCCTCACAGCCGAAGCAGCCGTCGACGGCTGGTACTCCCTCATCACCAGCATCCCGGCCGAGAAGGCCGGCCCGGCCCAGGTACTGATCCACTACAAAGGCCAGGGCGAGGTCGAACGCCGTTACCACGATTTCAAGGGCCCCCTCGCGGTCGCACCGGTCTTCGTGCAGCACAACCGGCGCGTCGCCGCGCTGATCCAGGTGATCTGCCTGGCCCTGCTGGTTTTCTGCCTGATCGAGCGGCAAGTCAGACGCGCGCTTGGCCCCGAAGAGACCATGACCGGCCTCTACCCGGACAACCGCCGCGTCCGCCCCACCGGCCGGATGATCCTCTATCACCTCGGCGAACTCACCCTGCGGATCGGCAACATCACTGACCCGCCAACTGTCCAGATCAACCGCGGCGTCCAACTCCACCTCCTCGACCTCCTCGACACCGACATCACACAAACCCGCTGGCCACAGACCTAA